One genomic window of Carassius auratus strain Wakin unplaced genomic scaffold, ASM336829v1 scaf_tig00214896, whole genome shotgun sequence includes the following:
- the LOC113093127 gene encoding butyrophilin subfamily 1 member A1-like isoform X1, with protein sequence MVFIIIVLLNLLIEASVSLTVVVPPDPIVAHVGSTVILPCWISPPENAEALEIRWYRQDQFNNPVLLYNQGKIQDVQEESYRNRSSLALRSDQSGGLKYGDVSLRLEKLRVQDGGLFHCYVSGEHSYGSEEMTLKITALGSAPVLSPESLDDGRVNISCRSSGWYPEPSVSWTSDEGRVLRPGGTSHTRGADEMISVHSWTAVSLSDAQLVSCSVSLRPGELKEGRLDIQGIVCSDSSGPWKALFFSVLICSLLGSVWLIF encoded by the exons ATGGTGTTCATTATTATCGTTTTACTGAATCTCCTCATAGAGGCTTCAG tgtcgtTGACTGTGGTGGTTCCTCCTGATCCTATAGTGGCTCATGTGGGATCCACAGTGATTCTTCCCTGCTGGATCTCTCCTCCTGAGAACGCTGAAGCTCTGGAAATCCGCTGGTACCGTCAGGATCAGTTCAACAACCCTGTTCTGCTCTATAATCAAGGGAAGATCCAGGACGTCCAGGAGGAATCATACAGGAACCGAAGCTCTCTGGCTCTGCGGTCAGATCAGTCTGGTGGACTGAAATATGGAGATGTCTCTCTACGACTGGAGAAACTCAGAGTACAAGATGGAGGTTTATTTCACTGTTATGTGAGCGGAGAACATTCATATGGGAGTGAAGAGATGACTCTCAAAATCACAG CTTTAGGATCCGCTCCTGTCCTGTCTCCAGAGTCTCTAGATGATGGTCGTGTGAACATCAGCTGCAGGTCCAGCGGCTGGTATCCAGAGCCCAGTGTCTCCTGGACGTCAGATGAAGGAAGGGTTCTCCGTCCTGGAGGAACGTCTCACACTCGTGGAGCAGATGAGATGATCTCTGTCCACAGCTGGACGGCTGTCTCTCTCTCAGACGCTCAACTGGTCTCATGTTCAGTCTCTCTCAGACCTGGAGAATTAAAAGAAGGAAGACTGGACATACAGGGCATTGTGTGTTCAG ATTCATCAGGTCCATGGAAGGCTCTTTTCTTCTCCGTTCTCATCTGTTCTCTTCTGGGTTCGGTTTGGCTGATCTTCTAA
- the LOC113093127 gene encoding butyrophilin subfamily 1 member A1-like isoform X2: MVFIIIVLLNLLIEASVSLTVVVPPDPIVAHVGSTVILPCWISPPENAEALEIRWYRQDQFNNPVLLYNQGKIQDVQEESYRNRSSLALRSDQSGGLKYGDVSLRLEKLRVQDGGLFHCYVSGEHSYGSEEMTLKITALGSAPVLSPESLDDGRVNISCRSSGWYPEPSVSWTSDEGRVLRPGGTSHTRGADEMISVHSWTAVSLSDAQLVSCSVSLRPGELKEGRLDIQGIVCSGPWKALFFSVLICSLLGSVWLIF; this comes from the exons ATGGTGTTCATTATTATCGTTTTACTGAATCTCCTCATAGAGGCTTCAG tgtcgtTGACTGTGGTGGTTCCTCCTGATCCTATAGTGGCTCATGTGGGATCCACAGTGATTCTTCCCTGCTGGATCTCTCCTCCTGAGAACGCTGAAGCTCTGGAAATCCGCTGGTACCGTCAGGATCAGTTCAACAACCCTGTTCTGCTCTATAATCAAGGGAAGATCCAGGACGTCCAGGAGGAATCATACAGGAACCGAAGCTCTCTGGCTCTGCGGTCAGATCAGTCTGGTGGACTGAAATATGGAGATGTCTCTCTACGACTGGAGAAACTCAGAGTACAAGATGGAGGTTTATTTCACTGTTATGTGAGCGGAGAACATTCATATGGGAGTGAAGAGATGACTCTCAAAATCACAG CTTTAGGATCCGCTCCTGTCCTGTCTCCAGAGTCTCTAGATGATGGTCGTGTGAACATCAGCTGCAGGTCCAGCGGCTGGTATCCAGAGCCCAGTGTCTCCTGGACGTCAGATGAAGGAAGGGTTCTCCGTCCTGGAGGAACGTCTCACACTCGTGGAGCAGATGAGATGATCTCTGTCCACAGCTGGACGGCTGTCTCTCTCTCAGACGCTCAACTGGTCTCATGTTCAGTCTCTCTCAGACCTGGAGAATTAAAAGAAGGAAGACTGGACATACAGGGCATTGTGTGTTCAG GTCCATGGAAGGCTCTTTTCTTCTCCGTTCTCATCTGTTCTCTTCTGGGTTCGGTTTGGCTGATCTTCTAA